ATTGTGACCTAAACCTGATTAATCCCTATTAGGCGGGATAATCCTGCGAGTGAAGAAAAGGACTATATTGTACGACAACCCACTCAGAAAAGCCGGACATATCCATGCCCGGCTTCCGACTTAAATGTACGTTTATTACAGAATAGTGTACACTTCTAAAAAAATCACACCATATCTTCCACGTTCAAAACAAAAGCTCGAAGCCCTAAATTGTTATACTCATTATCAAGCTCTTTTAGGTATTTAAGTAAGAACGCGACTCTGTCATTTTCGACTATTGTAATGATAGCATTATTTACCGACGGCCATGCATGGCTGCCATAATGAGGCTCTCCGGTGTTGCTGCCTCTGCCGTAAACTTCTTTCCAGGACGAAAATCCACGAATATTCAGTTTGGACAGGTCTCTCTCGATCTGGCTGTAATGTGCCTGATCAAATATAATCAAAACTGCTTTCATTTGAATTTAGAATTTTAAAATTATGAGTCTGCTCTGAAAACCCCATTTTTTCAAATTGCTGAAAAATGAAGTTTAACCGGACAAATGTGATTGTTTTTATTAATTGAAAGTATGTTTACAATAATATACATATTGAAACATAAATTAATTATATATTGTGGCAGTTTTTGCCAAAAAAGCGCTCTTTGACTTATTCGCGTCATATAATTCACTATCCTGACGAAGTTTATCCACAACGAGCGGGAGTATGCCCATAGTTTGTGCTTGGCAAGTGACCTGTAACGGCTCTTGTCATTCGGGTAATGGTATCCTAACTGGAAAATGCTTGCTTCGACATTGTTCCTGATATTTTTTTCATCTATCGGGATATCGTCCAATTTCTTCCTCAGAGCGGCAGCCCTGAGGTTATCCTCATCGAAGTAGCGGTATTTTCCTTCTTCAGTCTTGATCCTCCATTTCCTCTGTGTTTTGTCTTTGCGGAGTTTTACCCGTTGTGCCTGTATTGTTGTTCCTGTTTTGTTGTCGGTTACTATTAAATTGATTTCATTCTGTTCGTCCAAACGGATGTCATATCTCGGTGCGGGGCCTTGCATGCCTGTGAGTATCAGCTCGATGCCATTTTTATCGCTTTGGCAATACTCCTGATTATCAGCACTGTGGTAAGCCCCGTCGGCATATACTTTCTCTATTTTGTCGGATATTATTTCCTGTGTCCGATCCAGGGCTTGTTCAAGGAAGCCGTTGTCCGGAGCCGATGCCACCGTTACCTCGGTATCGGTTATCAGGTTCAATGCCGTATCTTTGTCATCTCCCGGTTGGTCGCATGTCTCGGTGACGTTCACCGAATACCCTTTGACCTTGTTGCCGTCTTTGTCACGGTAATGGCAGTCGGTGTCATGGGGTGACTGTATGGATTTGGCGCTGACTTTCTCCTTTTCCAGAGGAACGACAGTTTTGTCCCTGCCAACCGAGTATTGTTGTTCGAAAACCGCTTTAAGGGTCTGGTAATGACCATAGTCATGCTTCTTGAAGAGCCCTATAAAACGGTACATCAGTTTGCCCAGTTCAACGAACCTGGCATCAACCTCGGCCTTTGTACTGCGGTACACCACCTTGTTGCCCGTTTCACCCTGTATGCTTTCGATAAGGGAAAACATCTCTTTGGACAGGCTCTTATTGAAGATATGTTCCTCCCTTTCATTGATAAACAGACGCAGGGTTTCATGAATCAACTCGTAACGGGAGTACCAGGCGATATTGCTGCCGACCAGTTTACTGTCCATGCGCACCTGCTTGCCGCTCACCTCAAACTCCAATAGCTGGTCACGGGTGATTTGCCCCTGGCACTTTTTGAACAGGTCTTCGCCGTGTTCCCTTGCATAGTCAACCAGATGGCGACGGAAAAGGTAGTAAGTGGATGAAACAGGCTCAGCGTCCTCTAACGACATCAGACCCAGAGCACTGCGAACAAGTAAATTGTATGCGCAGTTCTCAAACAATTGTGCGTCGCTCCATCCCTGGCCTTCCTTGAGGATCATCATACCGACCAAAATACGGATAGAGGCATTAGGAGCCCCCGTTCCATTAGAATAAAGTGGTCTGAAAATAGACTCATCCACACGCATTACAACATGGTTTCGGAACCGGTTATGCCAGGAGTCATTTTTTAGGTATTCTTTCTTCTTAGAGTCTCTGAAGTACTCCGTCGGTGATGAAAAAATGCCCAATTGAGGGTTTTCGTCCGATTTTTTGAACATATTATACAGTTTTAAGCCCTACTAAGGTAGTGAATAATAGCTATATACACAAATATTTCAAAGAACTTTTCAGGTGAAATTTACCTGATTTATAAAATTTATTGTACAAAAAATTTTAAACTAAATTATCACTCCGACTTTTCGGAGCGGACTCAATCTTAAATCTGAAATTTTTAATCAATAACTTCCACTTCGGCGCCTTCAATCAATCCGGAATTTCCCTGAACGATCACACGGTCACCGACATGTAACCCCGATACTATCTCATATTTATCGCCAATCCGGGTTCCCAGCTCTACTTTCGTATAGACGGCCTTTCCATCTTTTTCCAAAAAAACATACCGGTCGTTGGACCCGCTTTGTTTCAAGACAGCCAAATCAGTGACGAGCGGACGTTCATTGGTTCCGAAATTAAGTGTCACGCGTGAAAACATTCCCGGACGAAGACGCTGGTCGGTGTTGTTCACTTCAATCTCCACGGGAAAAGTACGTGAAGTCGGGTTAATCGTCGGATGGATCAAAGATATTTTTCCTTCGAAAGTTTCACCCTCCAACGCATCCACGACTATTGTAGCGGGCATCCCCGGAGATACTTTACTATAATATGATTCCGATACATTGATGACTATCTTGACCGGATTGATATTTTCAATCGTCAGGATCGGCATTCCGGCAACCACATCACCCGGATCATAATTACGGGCGGTCACAATTCCACTTATGGGACTTATCAACCCGGTATTTTCTCCGGTAGTATTCAGCGCTGTCTGAGCAACATCAAGCTGTGTTTTCATTTGATCCAGTTGTTGTTTGGAAACACCTCCCACTTTGTACAATTCACTATATCTCTCATAATCGCGCCGTAGAGTAGCCAATTGTGTCTCTTGCTGTGAGTAATTGGCTGCATCCATTGTGACCACAGTTTGTCCTTTGGAAACCCTACTGCCAACATCCACATGAATAACCCTGATACGACCACCCATCGCAGGAGTGATATGATTGACAGCTTTTGCTTCAACTGTGGCTGTAAAAGATGAGAGTTGGTCTACAGGCACCAACCTGACCTCTTCCACTATGACGTTTCTTTTAGTGTTCTCTGTTTGTTGTTCACTCTTACCGGATCCTCCGCACGAAGAGAGCATCAGAAGAGCAGCCAACGAGATAAATTTTAGAAAGACTTTTCGTTTCATTTGATTTATATTTAGTTTCAATTTCTTTGATTTTATATTTCGATATTCAAATCCCAATCAATTCATTTATTATCAATACTTTTACCGATTTATCGATATCATCACATCAATAGATTATCAAATCATCACATCAACTTAGATATCATAACCGAGTGTTTTTTCCAAATCAGCTTTGGATGCCAAGTAGTCATAGATAGCATTACGGTATTGCAATTCGGCATTGGTTACCGCAAGGGCAGCCGCATTCAGATCCACGATAGTTCCCGCTCCTGTCTCATACCTTTTCTGTGTGATTTCGTACCCTTTCTTTGCTTGTTGTACAGACGACTCGGCAGCAACAACCTGTTCAATACTTTTATTGATAAGCTCCACACTGTTCTTCACGGATAGTTGCAGGCCCCGTTTCAGGTTATGGCGTTGTTCCTGTAATTGGTACAATTGAATTTCGGACTGTTTGATATTATGATACCGTTGCCCCCCGCTAAAGAGCGGAATGGCAAGCGTCACACCTACCACTGAATAAGGATCCCAACGATATGTGTTGAATTTGAAATCGTTGTTCTGGCTTATATAGGAATAGTTGAAAGAAGAGGTGAGGGTGGGCAGACGCTGCAGTTTTTGCATCTCATACGCGTTTTCCGCCTGCATAGCTTGCAGGTCGAATTGTTTCAGGTCACTATTGCCAATCAGATTGTCATCAGAGGGAACAATGGCTTCAAACATCCATTTTTCATAATCAGAAAGCGATCCCACGATCTCCACCGGCAGCTCAGAGTCAATACCCATCAGCATTTTCAATTGAAGTTCCGCGATTTTCAACATGCTTTCCGACTGCAGGATATTGGGAATAATGCTTTTGAGGCGGACATCGGCGGTAATGACATCGTATTCGGAGACGACACCCTGCTCAAACTTATTTTTGATATTTACTAGGTTCAAAGAGTCGGTCGCATAGGTTTCCCTGAACAAATCGTAGCTGTCTTTTGCCAATAATATACTGTAAAAAGCCTTTTTTACCTGGTGTGTCAGATCGATCTTCGATGATCGCGACTGCTCCACGGCAATTTCCAAATCAACCTTGCTCATCTGGATATTTTTCCATAATGACGGTACAACGAGTGGCAGACTCACATTGACCCCTCCCGTCCACATATTTTTCCGGCCTACCTGGATACCATCGTCAGCGCTATCAGGATCGGGCGCCATTAACTTTCCCAGCACTGCAATATTCCGGGATCCGTTTCTTGCGCGTTCGCAACCGGTAACCTAAACAATCCACAAATCGTCATTACGACGATACCAATTTTTGTAGCTCTCATAAAATATTATTAATTATTTGAATGGGGTAAGTCGGCAATATATTTATCTACGATTTCAATACCTTTATCGGTAGAAATTCCGCGGAGCATATTAACCATTATATTGAAAATCATATCTGTTCGGGATAAAGAAACTCTTACTGAATAAATACCGTAGATTACTATGCAAGTACTTATATCCAACATAAAGACAGTTTCATCAAAATGTAGATTTTTACGGAAATAATTGTCTTCTATTCCTTCTTTCAGTAATCGTTTCAAATAGATATTACTTTTCTCTGCATCCTCTAAAATGTATTGATAAGTTTCCGGATAATATTTGTAGATATCCTCCCAGAATATAGCAACCGGTAACCGGGCGTATTTATAATGATTGATTATTTGTAAACATCCATCAATAATATTCTCCGATTGACTCATGATTTCAATAACTCTATGGTTTCTATCTTCTTGAGAAACAAGGATGCAATTCTTCAAAATGTCTTCTTTATTCTTAAAATTCTTGTAAATAGTCCGTTTAGAGATCCCTAAAGAAGATGCCAAATCGTCCATGGAAATATTTTTAATACCATGAAGGCCAAAAAGGGTTGTCGCTTGTTGAATTATTCTTTCTCTTAACATTGTTTTCTTTATGATTTTGACAATGCAAAGTAATACTACAACTGTGCAGATTGTAGAGAGTGCAATTCCTAAACGGCTATTTTAAGTACTGAAGTACAAAAAAACGATGCCCAACTATACATCCACTTCACTAAAAAAGAGTGGACAGTCCACTCTTTCTTACTATTGCTTTCCTGATAAGGAAAACAAAATACAATATCTGATCCGGTTACAATGAATTTTCCATCAACGAAAAAACGCAATAAGAACCTGGCAAACACCAAGCCCAATCACAATAAAGCTCATATTGGTTTTAAACAGGATAAAATCAACATTTCTTTTATACAATCCGTCAACTGTTTTTTTGTTATTCCATTTCAGGATCTGTTTCTCCATTAATTTGTATCCCAATATTATTCCCATATTTATTTTGGCTATTGAAAAAAGTAGCCCGACAATACCGATAAAAAGATTGTTATCCGTGAATATGTTTTGAATGTAAATAATCAGTTCCCACACTCCAAATATAAGGCAAATGATACTGAAACAGGCTCTGTAACGCAAAATCAAGTCAATCCATTTTGCAGGTAAAACACGGGGAGGGACAGCGAGTATTCCCGATACGATAAGCACAATTCCACTTATTAACATGATGTTTTATTTTTTATTAGAGTTTATATCGAATAAGATTTTAGATGTTTGGTTGTCAATAGCCTTATTCCTTAACCAATATAATGTCTATTCTGTAAAAAATATCAATTAGAAGTACCGCTTAATTATATTTCTAAGTTTACATAGGGTCTGCTGAATAATCGATATTTATGCTGAAAATCAGCAGATTAACCGTCATAATATTTGCATAGCTGCAAGAAATTGAGTATTTTTACTTCATAAACCTTGCATTTTATGATACGATACAAGAGCTCCAGACAGCTTTCAATTTCCGAGTTCAAGATGCCCTTCGAGGCAAAACTGGATGAGAATAACCGGTGGGTTTTTCTTTCAAAAATAGTTCCCTGGGAAGAGTTCGCCCGGCTTTATTACAAGAACTTCAAGAGCAACCGGGGTGCACCCACCAAGGATGCCAGGCTTGTGCTGAGAGTGGTCATCATAAAGCACATCATGAAGACGGATGACCGCGGCGTGATAGAGATGATCCAGGAAAATCCCTACATGCAGTATTTTCTTGGGCTTGAGGCTTTCACTTATGAACAGGTGATGACACCCTCACTGCCGGTATCCATCAGAAAGCGAATCGACCTGGATGTCTTTGAATCATTGACAGATGATTTGATAAGAAAAGGATTAAAGCTGAAAGCCGGGGCAAAACAAGAAGAGGTTGACACGGTTGCGAAGGATGATGGGGTTAATAATGATGACGATCCCGATCCGCATCCCGGGAACAAGGGGAAACTTCAAATGGATGCTACAGTCTGTGATGCGGATATCAAATACCCCACCGACCTGGACCTGTTAAACGAGAGCCGTCAAAAGGCGGAAGAACTGATTGATGAACTGTGTTTGAAGCTGGGAGTCCGGGATAAACCCCGCACCTACAGGAGGGTTGCCCGCAAGGATTTCCTGAATGTGTCGAAAATGAAGAGAAAACCAGCCAACGTGTTAAGAAAAGCGATACGAAAGCAGATCAACTACCTGAAACGGGATGTACGGATTATTAACAATATGTTGGACACCATAAAGGATCAACCGATTCCTTTCGACCGGCGGCAACTGAAATATTTTTTTGTCATCCAGCATCTGCTGGAACAGCAGGAGACAATGTACAAGAAGAAGAGCCATCAAGTAGAAGATCGCATCGTGAACATTCATCAACCGCATGTACGCCCCATCGTCCGCGGCAAAGCCAAGGCAAAGACGGAGTTTGGGGCGAAAATAAATATCAGCCTGTTGGATGGCTATGCCAGGGTGGATCATTTTGACTGGGATGCCTTCAACGAGGGACAGGATCTTCAGGCACAGGTTGAACGCTTTAGGAAGCTGACCGGGAAGTATCCGGAGCTGGTCCAGGTGGACAAGATATATCTCACCCGGGAGAACAGGCGGTTTTTGAAAGAAAAAAGGATCCGCTACACCGGGGAGCCACTGGGACGAAAACCGGTAAAAGAGATCAAGAGCAGACACCAAAAACGTAAAGAGCGACGAGAGGCGGGGGAACGCAACCAGGTTGAAGGGAAGTTTGGTCAGGGCAAGCGTGGATATGGTTTAAATGATATCCGGGCCAGACTGTCCTCGACGTCAAACAGTTGGATAGGGGCTATCATTTTTGTGATGAACCTGATCCGGCACATGAGGGATATTCCCCTGTCTTATTTTGTCTCGTTACTATTGAAGCTGATGAAAGTGAGAAATATAAACATTTATCCACTCGGGCCACAAATGAAATTGTGTGCCTGATTGGGATTTAATAAGCAGACCCTACATAATCTCAATAGCAGGATGATAATGCCAGGGAACAATGAAATGAGGCAGGTCTTCTATATAATAATGTATATGACTATCTACGGGAAATGGCAACTCCTGGAACATCGGTTTCATAACTTCTCCTTTCTTTATTATGCTATTTCAACGAAACATACACTTTATTAGCGACCGTAATGATACAAAAATAAAACTTCAAGACAAAACCTGGATGACTTTTAACATTATCATCCATACATTTTAACAGGGATAAATATCCATTTCTGTTAAAAGATATTCTTACAAAAACATTCTATCTTTGTACTTTGTTTATCTCATTCGGGATATTTACCCATTGCAGGTTATCGCAGGGAAACAACGGATAAAGAGATTGATCATTTGGATATGCACGCAAAAAAGATTAATATTGCCATCGACGGTTTTTCCTCGTGCGGCAAAAGTACAATGGCTAAAGACCTGGCCAGAAAATTGGGTTATACCTATATCGACAGTGGAGCCATGTATCGCGCTGTTGCCCTGTACGCTATCAGGAAAGGGTGGATCACGGAAACAACGATGGACGAAGAAGCCCTTCGCGAACATGTTTCAGAGATAAAGATAACATTTGCTCCTAATGCACAGGGCAGCCAGGATACTTACCTGAACGGAGAAAATGTGGAGGATGATATCCGTACTTTAGAAGTGGCTAACGGTGCCAGCCGGGTAAGCACGCTCGGGTTTGTACGGAAAGAACTGGTTCGCCAGCAGCAGGAGATGGGGAAAGAGAAGGGGGTGGTGATGGATGGCCGCGATATAGGTACGGTTGTTCTTCCGGATGCCGAATTAAAACTCTTCGTCACTGCCCCACCAGAAATACGGGCACAACGCCGTTTTGATGAGATGAAAGCCAAAGGGATCAACCCACCGGCTTATGAAGATATATTGGCGAATGTAAAGGAACGCGACTTGCGTGACACTACGCGGGCCGAGAGTCCGCTACGTAAGGCCGATGATGCAATTGAACTCGACAATACGCACGTAGATATCGAGGGACAACTGCAATGGGCATTGGATATGTTTAACAGAATCACAGTAAAAAATGAACAAAATTGAAATAGACAGGCAGTCCGGTTGCTGTTTCGGGGTGGAGAAAGCTATTATCAGAGCGGAAGAGGAGCTGAAAAAAGGAGGCACCCTCTATTGCCTGGGTGACATCGTACACAACAACATAGAAGTAGAACGTCTGGAAAAGATGGGGTTAATCACCATCAATCATGAGCAGTTCAGGGAATTAAAGAACGTGCGGGTACTGCTTCGCGCACACGGCGAACCGCCCAGCACTTATGAAATAGCCAAACAAAACAATATTGAGTTGATTGATGCTTCTTGTCCCGTAGTACTGGGATTGCAGAAACGGATCAAGAAAAAATACACACATGCGGAAAGCGACGATGCCCAGGTTGTTATTTTCGGTAAAAAGGGACATGCGGAGGTGAACGGACTGCTCGGGCAGACTGATGAATCGGCCATTGTAATCGAGAGCAAAGAGGAGATAGACAAACTGGACTTCACAAAAGACATCAGCCTCTTTTCTCAAACGACCAAATCGCTTGAAGGTTTTCGTGAAGTAGGAGAACTGATCAAATCCCGTATGCAGGGCGACGCTAAATTTGAATTCTACGACACCATCTGCCGTCAGGTATCGAACCGGGTTCCCAATATACAGGAGTTTGCGGAAAATCATGACCTCATCTTCTTTATTGCCGGGGAGAAGAGTTCCAACGGTAAAGTCCTGTTTGCAGAATGTAAGAAAAAGAATCCCAACTCATACCTGATCCATCATCCGGATGAGATAGATCCATCCCTTATAAAAGAGGATATCAGTATAGGTATTTGTGGGGCAACTTCCACGCCTATGTGGCAAATGGAGGCTGTAGCCCAAAACATCGCAAAACTACAACCCCAGATGCAAGTCGAAAAAGCTGCTTTTTAAGCAGCTTTTTTTTGTATGCATCATTAAAAAAATCTATCTTTGCGCTTCGTTATTTAAAAGGATTATTCAAAAAGATCAGGTAAATAACACCCAAATCTTCAAAGATTAACATTTCAATTATGGACTCTAATATAAAAAGTGTAGGTGTCCTCACTTCCGGAGGAGACGCACCCGGCATGAATGCCGCCATTCGTGCGGTAACACGTGCCGGGATCTTCAATAACATGAAAGTGTACGGGATTTACAGGGGATACAGGGGATTGATTTCTGACGAGATTATGGAATTCAAGACCAACAGTGTAAGCAACATCATCCAACAGGGAGGAACCATGCTGAAAACAGCCCGTTCGGCAGATTTTATGACTGAGGAAGGGAGAAGGATCGCATACGAGAACATGCAGAAACACGGCATCGAAGCGTTAGTAGTGATTGGTGGCGACGGTTCTCTGACGGGTGCTGCTATTTTTGCCAATGAGTACAACATACCTGTGGTAGGTCTCCCCGGCACTATTGATAATGACCTGAACGGTACCGACACAACTATCGGATACGACACAGCACTGAACACCATCATGCAGTCGATGGATAAAATACGGGATACAGCCACTTCACATGAGCGTTTGTTCTTCATAGAGGTAATGGGCCGTAACTGTGGCTACCTGGCGCTCAACAGTGCCATTGCTTCAGGAGCCGAAGCAGCTATTATTCCGGAAATAAGTATCGAAAAAGACCAGTTGGCAGAACTCATTGAGCAGGGATTCCGCAAATCAAAAAACAGTAGCATGGTACTTGTCACTGAAAGCGAAGTGACCGGTGGCGCCATGAAGTTGGCAGAAAGGGTAAAAAAGGAATATCCGCAATACGACGTACGTGTGTCCATACTTGGGCACCTGCAGCGTGGCGGCTCACCTACTGCACAGGACCGTATCCTTGCAAGCCGTATGGGGGTTGCAGCCATACAGGCATTAATGGAATATCAGCGTAACGTGATGATTGGCATCCGGGAAAACGAGATCGTATATGTTCCATTCAAAAGAGCAATCAAGAAAGACAGGGAGATTAGCCGGGAAATGTTGGAGGTATTACGTATCTCCTCTATCTGATAATTACTATTTTCTTTCTGTCCTACAAAAATAAATATGCGTTTTTTATTCTTTTTTATGATTGAAAGACGTACATTTGCAGTCAAACTCTGAAATATCATAAGATTATAATAATATGAAGATTACACACATCGAGCACATTGGGATAGCCGTAAAAAGTATTGAAGAGCAACTCCCTTATTATGAAGGGATTTTAGGACTAAAATGCTATAACATTGAGACAGTAGAAGATCAAAAAGTTAAAACTGCATTTTTCATGGTGGGACAAACCAAAATCGAATTGCTGGAACCAACCGATGAGGAAAGCACTATTGCCAAATTTATTGAAAAGAGGGGTGAAGGAATACATCATATAGCCTATGCCACTGAAAATGTAAATGAAGCTTTAAAAGAGATGGAAGATAAAGGAGTACGGTTGATAGACAAGGAAGCACGTGGAGGTGCTGAAGGGTTGCGTATCGCTTTCTTACATCCCAAATCTACCGGTGGCGTCCTCACCGAACTATGCGAACATCCCGAATAATCCGGAGAAACTTCTTTTCCAACACTATCATCTAGAAAAATTCTTACACCAAACAATATAGTAAAGCAACAGGTCTCAAAAGATATTAGTCATTTGTTCTCAACAACAAAGAGCTGTTGACTATGAACTGAAACAAAAAACAAACTTGTTTGAATTTTAGTGAAGCAAAAGCCGTTGCAAAAACCTATTTCGTTTTAAATAAACATTTTTATATGAGCAACCAACTCGAAAAAGTCAAAGAGCTTATCCAACTACGTGAAAAAGCTCGTTTAGGGGGTGGCGAAAAAAGAATCGAAGCGCAACACCTCAAAGGAAAGTACACCGCGCGTGAAAGACTCGACATGCTTCTGGATGAAGGAAGTTTTGAGGAATTCGACATGTTTGTGGAACATCGTTGCCACAACTTCGGAATGGAAAAAACTAAATTCCTGGGAGACGGGGTGGTAACAGGTTATGGAACCATTTACGGACGTCTGGTGTATGTTTTCGCACAGGATTTCACCGTATCCGGAGGATCCCTGTCAGAGATGCATGCACAAAAGATTTGTAAAGTAATGGACCAGGCACTGAAAATGGGCGCTCCTCTTATCGGTATTAACGACTCAGGAGGTGCCCGCATCCAGGAAGGTATCAATGCGTTGGGAGGTTATGCCGAGATATTCCAACGTAACATCCTCGCCTCGGGTGTGATCCCCCAGATTTCAGGGATCTTCGGGCCTTGTGCCGGAGGTGCAGTTTACTCCCCTGCCCTTACCGACTTTATCATCATGACCCAGGGAACTTCTTATATGTTCCTCACCGGGCCGAAAGTAGTAAAAACCGTAACGGGTGAAGATGTGACTCAAGAACAACTGGGAGGTGCTTCAGTTCATTCTTCCAAATCAGGAGTTTCCCAATTCCAGGTACAAACCGAAGAGGACGGGTTGAAACTGATCCGTCAACTGCTCAGCTTTATTCCGCAGAACAATCTGGAAGAAGCACCTTTGCAGCCTAATGATGATCCAATCGACAGGCTGGATGACGCACTCAACGATATTATCCCCGACAGTCCCAACAAACCATATGATATGTATGAGGTGATTGGTGCTATCATTGATAAGGGAGAATTCCTGGAAGTACATGCCGATTATGCAAAAAATATCATTGTAGGTTTTGCCCGTTTCAACGGTCAATCGGTCGGGATTGTAGCCAACCAGCCTAAATTCCTTGCCGGTGTGCTCGATATCAATGCTTCGCGTAAAGCAGCCCGTTTTGTCCGCTTCTGCGATGCTTTCAATATACCTATCGTCTCATTGGTAGATGTACCCGGTTTCCTTCCCGGAACAGGACAGGAATATGGTGGAGTAATCACCCACGGCGCTAAATTGCTCTACGCTTATGGC
This window of the Proteiniphilum saccharofermentans genome carries:
- the pfkA gene encoding 6-phosphofructokinase → MDSNIKSVGVLTSGGDAPGMNAAIRAVTRAGIFNNMKVYGIYRGYRGLISDEIMEFKTNSVSNIIQQGGTMLKTARSADFMTEEGRRIAYENMQKHGIEALVVIGGDGSLTGAAIFANEYNIPVVGLPGTIDNDLNGTDTTIGYDTALNTIMQSMDKIRDTATSHERLFFIEVMGRNCGYLALNSAIASGAEAAIIPEISIEKDQLAELIEQGFRKSKNSSMVLVTESEVTGGAMKLAERVKKEYPQYDVRVSILGHLQRGGSPTAQDRILASRMGVAAIQALMEYQRNVMIGIRENEIVYVPFKRAIKKDREISREMLEVLRISSI
- the mce gene encoding methylmalonyl-CoA epimerase → MKITHIEHIGIAVKSIEEQLPYYEGILGLKCYNIETVEDQKVKTAFFMVGQTKIELLEPTDEESTIAKFIEKRGEGIHHIAYATENVNEALKEMEDKGVRLIDKEARGGAEGLRIAFLHPKSTGGVLTELCEHPE
- a CDS encoding acyl-CoA carboxylase subunit beta; translation: MSNQLEKVKELIQLREKARLGGGEKRIEAQHLKGKYTARERLDMLLDEGSFEEFDMFVEHRCHNFGMEKTKFLGDGVVTGYGTIYGRLVYVFAQDFTVSGGSLSEMHAQKICKVMDQALKMGAPLIGINDSGGARIQEGINALGGYAEIFQRNILASGVIPQISGIFGPCAGGAVYSPALTDFIIMTQGTSYMFLTGPKVVKTVTGEDVTQEQLGGASVHSSKSGVSQFQVQTEEDGLKLIRQLLSFIPQNNLEEAPLQPNDDPIDRLDDALNDIIPDSPNKPYDMYEVIGAIIDKGEFLEVHADYAKNIIVGFARFNGQSVGIVANQPKFLAGVLDINASRKAARFVRFCDAFNIPIVSLVDVPGFLPGTGQEYGGVITHGAKLLYAYGEATVPKVTVTLRKSYGGAHIVMSCKQLRGDINYAWPTAEIAVMGADGAVEVLYSKEIAAEKDPEKMTAVKEEKKNEYNDLFTNPYVAARYGYIDDVIEPRNTRFRVIRALQQLQTKKLQNPPKKHDNLPL